The Oscillospiraceae bacterium sequence GCTCGGCGTGCGCGCCGTCGACGGTCTGCTCACCTGCGGGCGCGGTCAGCGCATCGGCATCTTTGCGGGGTCCGGTGTGGGGAAATCCACGCTGCTCGGCATGATCGCCCGGAATGCGCGCTCGGACGTCAACGTCATCACCTTGATCGGCGAACGCGGTCGGGAGGTCAACGACTTCCTTCAAAAGGACCTGAAGGCGGAAGGCCTGGCCCGCTCCGTCATCGTCGTGGCCTCCTCCGACCAGCCGGCCCTGGTGCGGTCCAAATCCGCGATGGTGGGCACGAGCATCGCGGAATACTACCGGGACCGCGGACTCAACGTCCTGCTGATGATGGACTCTCTGACAAGATATGCAATGGCGCAGCGGGAGATCGGCATGGCCGTCGGAGAACCGCCGGTGTCCCGGGGCTACACGCCGTCCGTCTACACCGTCATGCCCAAGCTGCTGGAGCGCGCGGGCAATTCCGAAAAAGGTTCCATTACGGCGCTGTACACCGTGCTGGTCGAGGGCGACGACCTCAACGAGCCGATCACCGATACGGCGCGCGGCATTTTGGACGGACACATCGTGCTCTCGCGGGACCTGGCCAATCGGAACCACTACCCGGCCATCGACGTGCTGGCGAGCGTCTCGCGCCTGATGCCAGACATTGTCACAACGGAACACCGCCAGGCCGCCGGGCGTATGAAGCGGCTGATGGCCGTCTACAAAGACGCCGAGGATCTGATCAACATCGGGGCTTACAAGGCGGGATCCAACGCCGAAATCGACGAGGCTTTCCGTCTGCATGGCGCGATAGAGGCGATCTTATGCCAGGAGGTCGACGAGAGCTGCGCCTTTGAGGACACGGTGGCCCGCCTGGCGGCGCTGGAGGAAAAAAACGGATGAAAAAATTTGTGTTTACCATGCAGTCACTGCTTGGCGTGAAGACAGCGCTGGAAAAACAGGTTCGGGCCGAGCTGGCCGAGGCGCGGCGGCGCGTGGAGCGTTTCCGGCGGGAACTGCTGGAAAAACAGGAGGTGCTTGTACGGCTGCGGGCGGAGGCGGAGCGCAAGGCGCGGCGCGGCATCAGCGTGCGGGAACTGCGCCTGCAAAACATCGGATTCAACACGCTCTTTGAATCCCTTGCGCGGCAGAGCCGCAAAGTGGAGGCGGCCGAGGAGGAAGCCGGGCGCGTACAGCGGCGGCTGGTAGACACGATGCAGGAAAGGAAAATATTGGAAAAATTGAGAGAGAAGCAGTGGAACGCCTACCAAGAGGAGATACGCCGGGAGGAGGCCCTGCTGATCGACGATTTCTTGTCCAACCAGTTAAATGAGGGTGGAGGTGCGGCACGTGGCTGAGCAGGCGGCGCGGGTGAGAAACGAGCGGCCGGAGGACGACGAGGTTCTGGTGGACCAAAAGAAAGGCAAACGGGGCCGGCCGGAGAAGGTGCTGGTGCGGGACAAGCGAAAAAAGAAACGGGAGAAAAAAGCGAAAAAGCCGCCGTCCACACTGAAAAGTCTGCTGGTGGCGTTGACGGCGGTGATATTGCTGTTCGGCGCGGCCGGGGCGCTCGTTTTTTTCGACATATTTGGCGCGAAGCGGATCCTGGCTGACACGCTGGATCTCCCCCAAGCGGCGGCGGACGTTCGCGAGGAGCGGCTGCGGGCGTGGGAGACGGAGCTGCAAAACGACGCGATGACGCTCAAAAACGAGCGGGACGCGCTGGATATGAAAGAAAAGGAGGTCTCCGGCCGCGAGAGCGAAGCGGAGGCCAAAACGTCGGAACTGGATGGGAAGATCGCCGAGTATGAGGAGATGCGCGCTCAACTGAGCGAGGAAAACACCGATATTAATGACGTGATCAAAGTGCTGGAGAGCATGAGCGCCGAAACGGCGGCCCCGGCGCTGCTGGCCATGACGGACAGACCGTCCATGCTGCGTGTGTTCACCGGGTTGAAGACGGCCACCCAATCGGCGCTGTTGGAGACCATGACGGCCGAGGAAGCCGCCTATATCTTGGAACACTTGCACTGAGCGATGTCGTCGAGCGCCGTGCGCGCTGTCGTAGGGCCCAAAGGGCGTACAATCGAGGGTACAGTCGGCGCAATCGATAGATTTCAACAAAACAGATTTCAACAAAATGTAGAAATACAACCGTGCTGGAGGGGCGCGTAAGGAGGAAACCGTATGAACGATCTGCTGCCTGTGGAGGCTCTGGGATTCTCCCCCGCAGCGGCGCCACCCGCGGGCGTCCGAGGCGGGGCCCCGGACGGACTGTCGTTTGCCGCTGTGGTCGAGGCTGAGACCAATCGAGCCCAAGATGAGGAAAAACAGTCCTCCCCCGATATCTTACAAGAGACGGCCGCCGCGCAGGCGGCTTGGCTGGCGTTCCTGTCGGCGTTGCTCCCGGAAGCCGCCGTGACGCCGGAAACCGAGGCGTCCGCAGTCTCCCCGGCTGCGTATGCCGCCGAGGCGTCCGCGCCGCGGCCGGCGCCGGCGCACGGGGACTGGGGACGCGCTGTGCACCTGTTGGACCGGGTTGTGTCCGCGGTGACCGTGGCCGACGAGCAGACGCCGGCGGTGCTGGCGGGCATCCCGTCCCTGCTGGAGGCGACGGCGGCCGGCCTGTCGGCCGCGCCCGAGATAGCCCCAAAGACCGGACCCGAGACCGCCGCGACGGCGGACCGGGAGACGCCCGCCGTCGCGGCGGCGCTGGCGGCGCTGTCTGACCCGGCGGCGGAGTCCGAGCGGGATGGGACGCTCCTGCTGGGTCTGCGCGCGCGGTTGCTCCGGCTGG is a genomic window containing:
- the fliI gene encoding flagellar protein export ATPase FliI; this translates as MKETAVTFDFEKLTTLLYSMDSLNYSGKVHMITGLTVESAGPSVKIGEMCRIYTLRGDKSIQAEVVGFKDKRILLMPYGDLAGVGPGSRVVSTNRTLRVPVGMDFRGRVLDGLGAPIDGGPPVCASEYYPVENAPPNPLSRPRIHEILPLGVRAVDGLLTCGRGQRIGIFAGSGVGKSTLLGMIARNARSDVNVITLIGERGREVNDFLQKDLKAEGLARSVIVVASSDQPALVRSKSAMVGTSIAEYYRDRGLNVLLMMDSLTRYAMAQREIGMAVGEPPVSRGYTPSVYTVMPKLLERAGNSEKGSITALYTVLVEGDDLNEPITDTARGILDGHIVLSRDLANRNHYPAIDVLASVSRLMPDIVTTEHRQAAGRMKRLMAVYKDAEDLINIGAYKAGSNAEIDEAFRLHGAIEAILCQEVDESCAFEDTVARLAALEEKNG
- the fliJ gene encoding flagellar export protein FliJ encodes the protein MKKFVFTMQSLLGVKTALEKQVRAELAEARRRVERFRRELLEKQEVLVRLRAEAERKARRGISVRELRLQNIGFNTLFESLARQSRKVEAAEEEAGRVQRRLVDTMQERKILEKLREKQWNAYQEEIRREEALLIDDFLSNQLNEGGGAARG